Sequence from the Candidatus Trichorickettsia mobilis genome:
CGCTTTTATCGCCTCTATTAGGCGTAGCGGTAACTCCGAAGATTTTTACTAAAGGATTAAGCTTTTTGGCATGATCTAATATAGCTTGATAAGTTTTAGCCGTAGCATGGTGCGCTTCGTCAATCACGATCAAGTCTAACTGCGGCATTGTTTTTAAGTTATTCTCTTTGGCCAAGGTTTGAACCATCGCAAAAGTAACTTGCCCTTCCCATGACTTCACTTCAGCGTTATATAGGCTGGTGCTAACATGCGGATTAATTAAGCTAAATTTAGCCAGATTTTGATAAGTTAGCTCGTCTCTGTGAGCAAGCACGCAAGTCTTAAAACTAGCAGTGCTTTTACTTAGTTCTCCTACTACGGCAGATAAACAAATCGTCTTACCCGCGCCTGTCGGAGCAACTCCTAAAGTACTACCGCTATCAATTAATGCCGCAATATTTCTCTCGACAAACTCTCTTTGACGTTCACGCAGTAGCATAACACCGCCTTAATTAAGCTTTCTTACCTCAGCTTCCGCTAACCAAAGTCTTAAGGTTTTGTACTGTTCTTCAGTTAGTAATCGCTGTAAGTAATCTTGTTGCTTGAATATTCCGTCAACAAACTTTAGATGGTTTAGCGTTGTTAGTAAATTACATGCTTCATTGAAGCTTATTGATTTGAATTGAGAAAAAACCTTCAGTACTGCTATGGTTATAGCTTCAATTCTATCTGTGTTATCTTGATCTACTTCAAAAGGTAAAATTTCTTGTTCTAGTTTCGGTGCTAAATTCTTAAAGAATATCTCACAAGCCCAAGTTTCACCTTTTTTTAGAGCTTCAAGAAGCTTAGTTAAAGCAACATTGTACTCCGTACAACTGACACTCTTTTTTTGAGGCTTTCTAGGAATCCCTATCGGTCTACCTTTTGGATTACCAGATTGTCCTTTGTTAAATTTCATTATATCTCCTCAAACCCTATTATCTATTAGGGTTACATCAGGAAATTATAGCATTTTTATCAAGAAAAAACAATTAATTATGCCTGTAAACTACTGATAAATAGGGCTTTTTAGCTTTTATTTATAGAGGAGAAAAATAGAACAAAGATAAGATGCTACAACTACCTAGTTTTATGGATGAAACAACCTTAAACCATATATAGAACAAGGGTTGCAAGGGGTAGCACAACACATCGAATATTTAGACAAACATTAAGGAAAAAAGAGTAAAGGTTATAACAGCATTTCTTTGTTTAGGTTTTTAAATTCCCTTATCAGTTGCCTAACTTCAGCTCTTTTTTGAATATTTTCTCTGCTATAGAAACCATGCTTTAGAGCGTTAGCACTACCTTTAGGCGCACCTATACCCTTAGCTCCGCCGTGCATGCGGCATCGCTTCTTACCTTTTACGGGTGATGTTTGACATAAAGTTCCACGGCGAGTTTTAGCAAGGCATTTTAGCTTAGTATGATCATGCATGGCATTTATTATACTCTTTTGCTATATGCGATAGTTCTTTTGTAAGATTTATTCCATATCTAATTACTGATTGACCTTGAGTATTTTCGTAAAGGTCTTCATAACATAAAATTTGTTTTTGTTCAGCAATCATTAACACAGATTTATTGTATTGTGTTAGCGTATCAATTTCCTTTTTTATCTCATTTTGTTTTGTTATCAATAAGTCAAACAAAAGTGCTTTTATCTGAAAATTGCAACCTGTTAATTCGCCTTCATTTAAAATTCCGATATCTCTTAATTTTAATAATGAAGCATTAATTTTATTTGTTTCTTCATTTATAAAAGATAGTTTTTTTACTTTTTCTTCTATATCAAATTCTGTTTTAGATATTGTATTCTTTAAATTTAGCTTTGCTTTTAAGTCTCTACTTTTAAAGGTAGTTGGAGTAATAGAATATCTATCAGTTTCTTTGAATACTTCACTTTCTAAATCTTCTTTTGATAAAGCTTTTGTATCAATGAATAGCTGAGGTCTTACTCTTTCTTGCTTTATAGATTTCTCACTAGTTTTCATAAGTTTTTATCCAACATATCTTGATAAATTTAATATAGTTTATCGTTTTTTATAGTTCAAGTACATAACAGGATAATAACAGGAAATAATAAACTTAATACAACCTCTAATTTTCGGACACTATAAATAGGGGTATAGCAAAGGCTTACAGCCTTGTTAGCTCAAGGCTTATGAAGTATATTGAGAACGAACAAGACAGTCCGTTTATTCAGTTGTGAAAACAGTGATTTTTGTGCTCTATATAAAGCCCAAGTTTAGAGTTTGTAATAATCTTGCTATAAGTTTTATATAGTAAGTAAATGAAATAAATTTGAGTACAAAAACTATTGGAGTACTCGAAGCCTACAACAGGGGTGTAGCAAAAGCTCACAGCTTACTTGCTTCAAGGCTTATGGGGCTTATAAGACAAAAAAAATAGTCCAAGTAAGTCGCAAGTTATTATATTTTAATTGCACCATATGTAAGTTATAAATATATGCCTTACAGCACTCTTGCTATAAGGTTTATGAAGCTAATAACTAAAGAAAATTTTGGTGCAATTAAGTTATATTATTACAGCTATCTTTTAAATTCTTACCAGCTGTAAATCTAGGTTGAATATAAGCAGGTATAGTCATAGTTTCACCAGTTTTAGGATTACGTCCTTTTCTTGTAGCTACTTTTTGTTTAAAGAATCTACCAAAACCTACAAGAAAAACTTCGTCATTATCTTTTAGTGCTAAAGTTATACTTTCAACAAAAGTATTAATAACATGATCTGCTTCTTTTTCATTACTGCTGTGAGTCATGTTTTTAACTAATACTTTTCTAACAAGCTTATTAAATTCAGTTTTATTCATCCGATAACCTTTGGCTGCTTGGTAATTTTAAAAAAATTTATTACAACAATAATAATCTATAAAGACTGATACTACAAGGTTTGCAAGCGGTGTAAAATAAAATATTAGAGTGAGGTTTTTAAGTATTGTTGAGAAGAGGTAGTTTGTTAGTCGAGGCTACAAAACGTAGCCTCGTTATTTTAGACCTAAAGTAAATATATTTACTTTCTGGTTGTGATTACACTATAAATCGAAAAGTTTAAAAAATACTTAATTTAAGCAACTTATATAATAATTTTTATCATTAGGTATATTAACATACTTTTTGAAATCAACGACCTTAATTTCAATATCGCTATTGATAGATTGATTAAGCTAATACACAGAAACTTTAAATACAAAATATCTTTAGCTATTAAAATAATTAGTGATGAAAGCGGTTTTACCTGCAAAGAGCTTGCCTTTGAACTGTATAAAAGAAAGATTTTAAAAAGTGAAGAAAATTATATTTCAAATATTTAGAATGTGTAATTCAAGATACAACTTGAAGTTTATTTTTTGTTATAGTGATTTTTTAATTAACGTACTTGAAATATAGGTGTTTAATTAACTTCAGAGGTATTTTTTATGAATGATTTGTTATGAAAGAAGATGAGAAAAATGTTAAATCTAAGAAAATGAGAGAGTTACAATTTTTTTGTACTATAACGTTTCTTAGTATAGTTATTAATATTTTTTTTATTAATCGATTTATTATTAGCAGACCTGTTACTTGGCATACATACTTTATTATACTTTTAAGTTTATTTTATCAACATTTTGTTTTACATGATATATATAGGCAATTTTTTCTTAAAGTTAAATCTACTAATAGTATTAAAAGCAATTTATTAATACCGTTAATTATGATTATGATTATTAGCAAAATAATTTCTATTAAAAATCATGGTTTTTTATTAAAACCTTTTATTATTACAGTTGTAACAGACGTATTAATAATATTACTTACATGGACTATCCTAGTCTGGTTTGAAAAAAGAAGAAATAAAAAAACAACTATTAAGCATATAAATTAACTACTTTTTAAACTTTTTAGCTTATAATACGAACATAACCAGAAAGCAAACTTGTTTGCTTTAGGTCTAAAATAACGAGGCTACGTTTTTGTAGTCTCGACTAATAATCTTTACGACTTACTAATCTTTTAAATATTTATTGTCCTCTTTAATTCTCAAGTATAAATCAGAAATAACCTTTAATAAGCTAATTAGCTCTAAGAATAGTGATGTAATAAAAATGATACTAAATTAACTAAAACGTGCTTTTTGAGTTACAACTTTTGGTTTTAGTAAATTCTATTTTTAAAAAGTAAATATTACTAATTTATTTCAATTTAAAATATAATTCTTAAATTTAAGAGTGTAGTTTTATGAAAAAAATTGACGAAACACCTATTATTTATACAAAGACAAATACTAACCAGAAAAAATGTGATCTTGTTGAAGATTTAGGAGGAAATAAATATCAACTATGTAGAGAACCTCAAAAAACAATAACAACAGGTTTTAATAAACCTTCTAAACCTACGTTTGTTGTAGATAATATAGATACGTTTAATAATAAGCCTGTAGAGATAAAACAGTTTTATAATCCAAGCCCATTAGATTATTCGCCTTATAACAGTTTACCTACTTCTTACCAACCTACTCCTCAACAATCTATACAACAATATCCTTCAAATCTTCCTTTTGAGATTAATATGGACTTTGAAAACAAAGAGTTTATGCGGTTAGGGCCAGAAAAATATCAATCACGGTCTTATGTTATCAGTGCTTTGTATAAGGTAAAACAAGGGGAATTAAATACTTCTTCTCCTTTTCCACCGATTACTGATATTACACTCGAGCATTTAAGAAATGGTGTTGAAGAAGCTCTTAAATCTACTGAAGGAATAGTTGATATTGCATTGCATGCCGTAGGTGGTGTTTTTACAGGAGCTTTTGCTGGCATGAAAATAGGTGTACGATTAGGTGGCAATCCTTATGTTATAGGTGGTTTAACAGTATTAGGAGGTATTATTGGAGCGATAACTGGTGGATTAGTTGGTCTAAAAGAAGTAGGTGTTTATGGAGGAGCTGAGGTTGTAGGAGAAGTTATTAAAGCGCAAGAAAAATTAAAGAGTCAAGAGCCAGTTGTTCAGAAAAAAAATGAAGTGTTAAATACTAATAAACTTTACAAGGGAGAGTATGGTTTATTGGGAAAATTAGATGTACAAGGAGTGACTGGACACGGATATACTCCTCGTACTGAAGAAGCACATGTTTATGATAGTAACGACAATTTAATTAAAATTCCAGTTTCTCCTAAGCGTATGGCTGTGTGGTTAAATGATTTGAAAAATAATCCAGGTAGATTTGAAACTACTTTTTACGATAAAAAAATGTGGTCAAGGCCTTCTTATGATCCTTATATGAAACGCATATAACTGGGTATTTCTTCATAATAGAGCAACAAATAATATCGTAATTTTATCTAAATTAGAGATTTATGATGAAAAGTAAAACAGATGAAGCTACAGAAAAAGCTTTTTATCACGCACTAAATTTTTTTAAGTCTAATGATAGAGGTGTAGACAATCAAAGAGCGTGCGTTCAACAATTAATGGAAATAACGGGTTTTGACTTTGATACGTGTTTAAAAATACAAAATCCAATTTTAGATTTTTATATGCAAGTTGATATGAGAAACATAGGTGGATCTGTTATAGAAAATAACCTGCAAATGGTTACTCAAACTATTCGTAATCACTTATTAAATATACAAACAAACTATAGTCAAAAAACCTTTGATCAAAAATCCAGTAATAGTATTTTATCTTGTAAAGACATAATAGAGAAAACTACTAATCCACCTCACGGAAACCTTCTTAGCGATGTGAGAATAATAGATATTAGTAAAAGTCATGTCAAAAACGAAGATATCGGAGTATTAGTACAACATTTACAGTATCAGGGATTAAACTTAAATAAATTTGATGCTAGTAATAATTTACTCGGTTACGGAGCAGTTGAAAATTTATTTTATACTTTTAGTTTATCTCGTAGTAATACCGCTCTTTATAATATTAAGTTTATCAATTTATCTAATAATCAAATAGGTGATGATGGTGCTAAATATATAGCGTCGCATTTAGGTAACGGACAACATCCTAATTTAAGGTATTTAGATGTTTCGGGAAACCATATTACAACAAATGGAGGTGCTCTATTTATTGAAGCAATGGAAGCAAAACCTCATCAAGAAATAGTAATAAAAACACATGATAACACATCTTCAAAAACAGTGTGGCAATATTTAAAACAAGCTTTTAATTATTTTGCAGATACTCATCATAAAGAAAACACTGAAACTGATAAAAAATGGGTGGGTTTATACGGTGATGATGAATGGGCCGTCTGTAAAAAATATTTACAAGCTGCTAGCATAGTAATTGGTGCTGGTTTTGTAAAAAAAAGTGTTGATAGTAAATTGATATTACTTTCATCAAAAATACCAAGTTTAAAAGGAAAAATGCTTGCTTTTAGCGGTATTTTTTTACAAATAGTTAAAGAAGATTACAAAGATTTAATGACGACTGATTTATTACAATGTATAGCCGTAATAAACAGTAAATCACTTATAGATATTAAGGATTATACAACAGAAATAATAGGTACAACTTCAGATGATTTTATCTTTGAATAAAATATTTTATCTTATAAAAGATATTTTTAATATTTTGATAAAAAATATCTTTATTAACTATTTTAAATTTTCTGGAAGAACATCGAGAAAAGAATATTTAATTTATTGTATTTCTTATTTAATTATAGACTATTTTTTACAGCGTAAATTACCATTTTTATGGTATTTTATTTATATTATATATATATTTATTCCTAGTTTATCCATTGCTTTTAGACGATTACACGATTTTAATTTTAGTGGTATAGTTATATTATGCGCAATAATATTTGTAATAGCTGTTACTATGTTTTTTGATAATTATGATATTAAATTCATTAATGATCGATTAACAACTTATTTTATTTACACCCTTTTTATATCATTAGATGTAGTGCCAGGGTTAATTCCAGGTAATTCAGGTTCTAATAAATATGGTGAACCGCCTGAATAACAAAATTTTATTTATAAGTAAATGATAATAAAGATTTTAGATATAATAAAACATCTTCACCATTAACTACCATAAAATAATGAAATAAAAGAAAGAAGATTAAAAGAGCTAAGGCAAGAAAAAATGGCTCTGCTATTTGTAGAATTTTTAAAATGTGTCTTATAAAATTCATATAACCTCCATATATAACAAAACAACCAGTAAATCCTATTAGATAGACCAACACCGCACGATAGAAAAACACGCTACTACTCAACATTAAATGTACTTAATTCACTCTTCCATTTATCAGTCGTAGCTCGGTTTTCTTCTACAACTTTTGACCAAATATCACTAAGGAACTTGTTTATATCAAAAATATGTAGAGTATTGTCAAAAAGCTGTTTGCTGATAGCTTTCACAAAGTCTTTCTGAACAATAACGTATTGTTGACTGGTCTTGCTTTCTATGATTTTTGAGAGTTCGTGAATAGTAAGCGGTGAAGTTTTAGAAAAATGTTTTAGTTCTTCTGCGGTAAATATAATTTGATTAGACATAATCAACCCCTTTTTCCAATTTAAAAACATAATGGTGCTAGGGATTGAAACAAATCATTGAGTTACAATAATCCCTACTGCATTTCATGCCAGAGGCACTTATAACAGCAGACCCCTAGCATAAAATACGCTTTAAAAGGTTTTACAGAGATTGAGTTGCAACGATATGTTTCAGTATCGATAGCAATTACAAATTATAAAAGATAATAATAACAAGCAAGTATTCTTTTGACATTTAAACTCTTTTTTACTAAACTAGTTAGAAATCTAGTAGGTTATAAAAGTGAAAAATTCTATCGGTACTTTTGAAGCAAAAACTCATTTTACAAAACTTATAACTCAAGTAATGGCAGGAGAAGAAATACTTATTACTAGAAGAGGAAGGGCTGTAGCTAAAATTATTCCAATAGAAAAAACATCTAATGCAGAAGCGATAAAAGCAGCTGTATTGCGTT
This genomic interval carries:
- a CDS encoding DUF5681 domain-containing protein, with the translated sequence MKFNKGQSGNPKGRPIGIPRKPQKKSVSCTEYNVALTKLLEALKKGETWACEIFFKNLAPKLEQEILPFEVDQDNTDRIEAITIAVLKVFSQFKSISFNEACNLLTTLNHLKFVDGIFKQQDYLQRLLTEEQYKTLRLWLAEAEVRKLN
- a CDS encoding HGGxSTG domain-containing protein, whose product is MHDHTKLKCLAKTRRGTLCQTSPVKGKKRCRMHGGAKGIGAPKGSANALKHGFYSRENIQKRAEVRQLIREFKNLNKEMLL
- a CDS encoding HU family DNA-binding protein, whose product is MNKTEFNKLVRKVLVKNMTHSSNEKEADHVINTFVESITLALKDNDEVFLVGFGRFFKQKVATRKGRNPKTGETMTIPAYIQPRFTAGKNLKDSCNNIT
- a CDS encoding DUF805 domain-containing protein, coding for MILSLNKIFYLIKDIFNILIKNIFINYFKFSGRTSRKEYLIYCISYLIIDYFLQRKLPFLWYFIYIIYIFIPSLSIAFRRLHDFNFSGIVILCAIIFVIAVTMFFDNYDIKFINDRLTTYFIYTLFISLDVVPGLIPGNSGSNKYGEPPE
- a CDS encoding type II toxin-antitoxin system prevent-host-death family antitoxin; the protein is MKNSIGTFEAKTHFTKLITQVMAGEEILITRRGRAVAKIIPIEKTSNAEAIKAAVLRLRNLAKEMRLGEFNWEEWKSYRDEGKR